A single Oryctolagus cuniculus chromosome 18, mOryCun1.1, whole genome shotgun sequence DNA region contains:
- the AMFR gene encoding E3 ubiquitin-protein ligase AMFR isoform X2, protein MLVAKLIQCIVFGPLRVSERQHLKDKFWNFIFYKFIFIFGVLNVQTVEEVVMWCLWFAGLVFLHLMVQLCKDRFEYLSFSPTTPMSSHGRVLSLLIAMLLSCCGLAVVCCVTGYTHGMHTLAFMAAESLLVTVRTAHVILRYVIHLWDLNHEGTWEGKGTYVYYTDFVMELTLLSLDLMHHIHMLLFGNIWLSMASLVIFMQLRYLFHEVQRRIRRHKNYLRVVGNMEARFAVATPEELAVNNDDCAICWDSMQAARKLPCGHLFHNSCLRSWLEQDTSCPTCRMSLNIADSNRVREDHQAENLDENLVPVAAAEGRPRLNQHNHFFHFDGSRIASWLPSFSVEVMHTTNILGITQASNSQLNAMAHQIQEMFPQVPYHLVLQDLQLTRSVEITTDNILEGRIQVPFPTQRSDSVRPALTSPVERPSSDQDENEVSPQAERMPLDLSPRLEEPVDFSELEAEPGEVEDFEARGSRFSKSADERQRMLLQRKDDLLQQARKRFLNKSSEEDAAAESLLPPAGPSPDPVALRRRMLAAAAERRLQKQQTS, encoded by the exons ATGTTGGTGGCTAAACTCATCCAGTGCATTGTGTTTGGCCCTCTTcgagtgagtgagagacag cACCTCAAGGACAagttttggaattttattttctacaagttcattttcatttttggtgTGCTGAATGTTCAGACAGTGGAAGAAGTGGTCATGTGGTGCCTCTGGTTTGCTGGACTTGTATTTCTGCATCTGATGGTTCAGCTCTGCAAGGACCGATTTGAATAT CTTTCCTTTTCTCCTACCACCCCGATGAGTAGCCATGGCCGAGTCCTGTCCCTGTTGATTGCTATGCTGCTTTCCTGCTGTGGGTTAGCTGTTGTCTGCTGTGTCACTGGCTACACCCATGGGATGCACACCTTGGCTTTCATGGCTGCAGAG TCTCTTCTTGTGACGGTGAGGACTGCTCATGTGATTTTACG ATATGTCATTCATCTCTGGGACCTCAACCACGAGGggacctgggaaggcaagggGACGTACGTGTATTACACAGATTTTGTCATGGAGCTCACACTCTTGTCCCTCGACCTCATGCACCACATTCACATGTTG TTATTTGGCAACATCTGGTTGTCCATGGCCAGCCTGGTCATCTTCATGCAGCTGCGTTACCTGTTCCACGAGGTTCAGCGTCGAATTCGTCGGCACAAGAATTACCTGCGGGTCGTTGGAAACATGGAAGCCAG GTTTGCAGTTGCAACTCCTGAGGAGTTGGCTGTCAACAATGACGACTGCGCCATCTGCTGGGACTCCATGCAGGCTGCCCGGAAACTGCCCTGTGGACACCTTTTCCACAA TTCCTGTCTTCGTTCCTGGCTAGAACAAGATACCTCATGTCCAACATGCAGAATGTCTCTCAACATCGCTGACAGTAATCGTGTCAGGGAGGACCATCAAGCAGAGAACTTGGATGAGAATTTGGTTCCGGTAGCAGCTGCTGAAGGCAGACCTCGCTTAAACCAGCACAACCACTTCTTCCACTTCGATG GGTCCCGGATTGCGAGCTGGTTGCCGAGTTTTTCCGTTGAAGTGATGCACACCACCAACATCCTTGGCATTACACAGGCAAGCAACTCGCAGCTTAATGCGATG GCTCATCAGATTCAAGAGATGTTTCCCCAGGTGCCATACCACCTGGTGCTGCAGGACCTCCAGCTCACACGCTCCGTGGAAATAACGACCGACAACATTTTAGAAGGACGGATTCAAGTACCTTTTCCTACACAG CGGTCAGACAGCGTGAGGCCTGCGTTGACCAGTCCTGTGGAAAGGCCAAGCAGTGACCAGGACGAGAACGAAGTTTCTCCTCAG GCGGAACGCATGCCACTGGACCTCAGTCCCCGCCTGGAGGAGCCCGTGGACTTCAgcgagttggaagcagagcccgGCGAGGTGGAGGACTTTGAGGCGCGGGGCAGCCGCTTCTCCAAGTCTGCTGACGAGAGACAGCGCATGCTGCTACAGCGCAAGGACGACCTCCTGCAGCAGGCTCGGAA GCGTTTCTTGAACAAAAGCTCCGAAGAGGACGCGGCCGCCGAGAGCTTGCTCCCGCCCGCGGGCCCGTCCCCCGACCCCGTGGCGCTGCGGCGGCGGATGCTGGCGGCCGCCGCCGAGCGCAGACTGCAGAAGCAGCAGACGTCCTAG